In Chlamydiifrater volucris, a single genomic region encodes these proteins:
- a CDS encoding ParA family protein — protein sequence MKVITFCSFKGGTGKTTLSMNVACYLSEKKNKRVLLVDMDPQANLTTYVGISSADSLGSFGLLVNGGQITNFVNKTNKENLDIVPSCVSSEFLRGDLINEDSFLSGNLRTALGESLDYDICIIDTPPSLGFLVRESFSASDSLVVCLSPEPFSVVGLHKIRDLLETLSFPNLKILGTVISFWDARNSTNHLYLKNISSVFSFEVPCYFVRRDISFSRSVLKESPVFSAYPNSRASFDIINFSESIFESVFSEGLENIG from the coding sequence ATGAAAGTAATAACTTTTTGCTCTTTCAAAGGGGGTACAGGAAAAACGACTTTGTCAATGAATGTTGCCTGCTATTTGTCTGAGAAAAAAAACAAAAGAGTTTTGTTAGTAGACATGGATCCGCAGGCTAATTTAACAACTTATGTTGGAATTAGTAGTGCGGATTCTCTGGGATCTTTTGGTCTTTTAGTGAACGGAGGTCAGATTACAAATTTTGTGAACAAAACGAATAAGGAGAACCTAGATATTGTTCCTTCCTGTGTTAGCTCTGAGTTCTTAAGAGGTGATCTTATTAATGAGGATTCTTTTCTTTCAGGGAACCTTAGGACAGCTCTAGGAGAGAGTTTAGACTATGATATTTGTATAATAGATACACCTCCTAGTTTAGGATTTCTTGTTAGAGAGTCTTTCTCCGCGTCAGATAGTTTAGTGGTTTGTTTATCTCCGGAACCGTTTTCTGTAGTAGGTTTACACAAGATCAGGGATCTTCTGGAGACTCTGTCTTTTCCTAATCTAAAGATCTTGGGGACAGTTATCTCCTTTTGGGATGCAAGGAATTCTACTAATCACCTTTATTTGAAGAATATAAGCTCTGTTTTTTCTTTTGAAGTGCCTTGCTATTTTGTTAGGAGGGATATCTCCTTTAGTAGGTCTGTTCTGAAAGAAAGTCCGGTTTTTTCGGCTTATCCAAATTCTAGAGCATCTTTTGATATTATCAATTTTTCGGAAAGTATTTTTGAAAGCGTTTTTTCTGAAGGTTTAGAAAATATTGGGTAG
- a CDS encoding CT583 family protein, translating into MKKIDKEASDFFQKNRNVSVSKTSSRTDNAISNVVLDDFESEKISEIFSEVDENFSGKIVLIKQLTNQIKGIQKQGVLLIGEKIFKVRKILREIGCFDTSFTKWISLVFPTKSSAYNALAYYELYSSLPDQELRQKFQSIPYKTAYMLASRKADVEKKISVMEIIQGMENDVAITTLNQFIPSSRKDDKSCDRDPLDYLIYKKAYELMILIKKSRNLSPLSKKLLRELFSLSKES; encoded by the coding sequence GTGAAAAAAATAGATAAGGAAGCTAGTGATTTTTTCCAAAAAAATAGGAATGTGTCTGTCTCAAAAACTTCTTCTAGGACAGACAATGCTATTTCTAACGTTGTTCTTGATGATTTTGAATCAGAAAAAATTTCTGAAATTTTTTCTGAAGTTGACGAAAATTTCTCTGGTAAGATTGTTTTAATCAAACAGTTAACTAACCAGATAAAAGGAATACAAAAGCAAGGCGTTTTGTTGATCGGGGAAAAGATTTTCAAGGTTAGGAAAATTTTAAGGGAGATTGGATGTTTCGATACAAGTTTCACAAAGTGGATCTCCCTTGTTTTTCCAACGAAATCTTCTGCCTACAACGCTTTGGCTTACTATGAATTGTATTCTAGCCTTCCTGATCAGGAGTTGAGGCAGAAATTCCAGTCTATACCTTACAAGACAGCTTACATGTTGGCCTCTAGGAAGGCGGACGTGGAGAAAAAAATTTCCGTAATGGAAATAATTCAGGGCATGGAAAATGATGTGGCAATTACTACGCTAAATCAATTTATACCATCTTCTAGAAAAGACGACAAATCATGTGATAGGGATCCATTGGACTACCTCATATATAAAAAGGCCTATGAATTAATGATTTTAATTAAAAAGAGCCGGAATCTTTCTCCATTGTCCAAGAAACTTCTGAGAGAGTTGTTTTCCTTATCTAAGGAATCTTGA